GGATAATCTTAAATCCAACCTGCCCTCGGTGGAAGAGATTGAAGCAGAACTGAGTGGAGAAAAAAAGGATAGGGATGAGTGAACCGAAAAACAAAAAGGAGCAGAATATGAAAAAATGGATAATATTAGCTGTGATTTTGATAGGAATAGTTGGAGTAGTTTTCTTCCTGTCCAAGGGGAAAAATGAGGAAAAAATTGAGGTGGTCAAGGGTGAGGTAACAAGGGGAGAGCTTAGCCTTAAGGTCTCTGCCAGGGGAAAGATTGAGGCAAGGGATAGGTTTGAGCTCAAGGCAAAGATTCCCGGGGTAATAATGTTTATTCTTGAGGAGGGAAGCCTTGTGAAAAAGGATGAGTCTGTTGCCGAAATAAATGACAAGGAGCTTTTGGCAAGAAAAAACCAAGAAGAGACAAATTTAATCAATTACAAGAATAATCTTGCCAAGCTTAAAAGAAGGCTTGACATTAGGGAGTTAGAGAACAGGGTAAAGGAGACAGAAGTCCTTTTTGGTGAGGCAGCAAGACAAATTGAGGCAAATAACAAGCTATTTGAAAGCAAGGCTATCTCTCTGGACGAATTAAAAAGAACAAAGGCAGATTATGACAAAATAGGGCTACAGCTTGAGATTGTTAGAACACAGCTTGAAGAGAAGCTTATTGCCCGTCAGGAAGAGATTACATCTACTCTTTCCTCTATCAAAGCCATAGGGGTAAACCTGACATCAATAGAGCAGCAGATCCTTTGGTCCAAAATTACCTCACCCATCTCAGGCGTTGTAACACAAAAAGAGATAAAAGAAGGCAGTTGGGTAAGCCAGGGACAGTTGCTTTCAGTGGTTGTGTCAGACAAAGAGTTTGTGGCAAAAGTAAACTTAGATGAGGTTGATATTGGCAAAATATCTGTAGGTATGGCTGCTTCTGTGATTCCTGATGCATTTTTGGGAAGAGCGGTTGCCGGAAGGATAAAAAAGATAGCACCCTCTCCAAGGCTTAAGGAAAAGATAAATACCTTTGAGGTGACCATTGAACTTAATCCCACAGACATTGACATCAGAAGCGAGATGCTTTGCGATGTGGTTATTATATCAGGCATAAAGAAAGCCGTTACAAAGATTCCTCAGGAAGCAGTCGTTAATATTGAAGGGAATGACCATGTCTTTGTTATCAAGGATAATATTGCAAGCAAAAGAAAGATAAACTTAGGGTTTAGAAACCCAAATGAGGTTGAGGTATTATCCGGCTTAAAACAAGGCGAAGAGATTGTCTTGAGCCCTCCTTTAGAGTTAAAGGACAAGGCAAAGGTGGCAATCAAAGAGAGTGAGGAATGAGCTTTATTCTACCAACTCTCTTTTTACTTTATTTTCATTAATAGGAACTATAATTAAGTAACCTCATTAGTAACAAACTTTTTAAAATCTTTATTTTTTTTTAAAGTTATATCTTTTTTTGCCGATATAAACATTAGTAAATGAATTAGCGGGATTTGGGTTCCCCTCCCAAGTTTCCCAAAGTTTCGTTAA
This genomic interval from bacterium contains the following:
- a CDS encoding efflux RND transporter periplasmic adaptor subunit, with the translated sequence MEKKRIGMSEPKNKKEQNMKKWIILAVILIGIVGVVFFLSKGKNEEKIEVVKGEVTRGELSLKVSARGKIEARDRFELKAKIPGVIMFILEEGSLVKKDESVAEINDKELLARKNQEETNLINYKNNLAKLKRRLDIRELENRVKETEVLFGEAARQIEANNKLFESKAISLDELKRTKADYDKIGLQLEIVRTQLEEKLIARQEEITSTLSSIKAIGVNLTSIEQQILWSKITSPISGVVTQKEIKEGSWVSQGQLLSVVVSDKEFVAKVNLDEVDIGKISVGMAASVIPDAFLGRAVAGRIKKIAPSPRLKEKINTFEVTIELNPTDIDIRSEMLCDVVIISGIKKAVTKIPQEAVVNIEGNDHVFVIKDNIASKRKINLGFRNPNEVEVLSGLKQGEEIVLSPPLELKDKAKVAIKESEE